From one Luteipulveratus mongoliensis genomic stretch:
- a CDS encoding RecB family exonuclease, producing MSTPERDPQESQLPGMPQRLYLASPSRLMAWLDCPRRYRMQYLDRPRPEARSQRAHTSVGLVTHNVLRDFWDLTPVERTPTGVLNLVRSSWMDVGFKDAAQSARWRQRTTQEITDYLRTADRDREPLARERNVALKTGTLALSGRVDRMDERDGEVVVVDYKTSRRTPTTDDARTSLALAFYAAAAARMFRKPCARVELHHVPTGEVVAHEHSAESVRRKIDEAESIARDLRKADAAYRDQGQQAPDFAPNPTALCRWCDFRAHCPEGQAVGPEVSSWAALEPDA from the coding sequence ATGAGCACGCCTGAGCGCGATCCGCAGGAGTCGCAGCTGCCGGGCATGCCGCAGCGGCTCTATCTCGCGAGCCCCAGCCGGCTGATGGCGTGGCTGGACTGCCCGCGGCGCTACCGGATGCAATACCTGGACCGTCCGCGTCCTGAGGCGCGGTCGCAGCGGGCGCACACGTCGGTCGGGCTGGTCACGCACAACGTGCTGCGCGACTTCTGGGATCTCACACCGGTCGAGAGGACACCCACCGGTGTGCTCAACCTCGTTCGCTCGTCCTGGATGGACGTGGGGTTCAAGGACGCAGCGCAGTCGGCACGCTGGCGGCAGCGCACCACGCAGGAGATCACCGACTACCTGCGCACGGCGGACCGGGACCGAGAGCCACTGGCGCGCGAGCGCAATGTCGCGCTCAAGACCGGCACGCTCGCGCTGTCGGGTCGGGTCGATCGGATGGATGAGCGGGATGGCGAGGTGGTCGTCGTCGACTACAAGACCAGCCGTCGTACGCCGACCACGGACGACGCGCGCACCTCACTGGCCCTGGCGTTCTATGCCGCTGCCGCGGCCCGGATGTTCCGCAAGCCGTGCGCGCGGGTCGAGCTGCACCACGTGCCGACCGGTGAGGTCGTGGCGCACGAGCACAGCGCGGAGTCGGTGCGGCGCAAGATCGATGAGGCCGAGTCGATCGCGCGGGACCTGCGCAAGGCCGATGCGGCCTACCGCGACCAGGGGCAGCAGGCGCCGGACTTCGCACCCAACCCGACAGCACTGTGTCGGTGGTGCGACTTCCGCGCCCACTGCCCCGAAGGTCAGGCGGTCGGACCCGAGGTGTCGTCCTGGGCGGCCTTGGAGCCGGACGCCTGA
- a CDS encoding threonine/serine ThrE exporter family protein, whose translation MPADQPSRTPRPRRRVPGELRGRAQQVIRAQRPPTVPIGIRGDDNGLTEWHSRAVIDLALRVGETMLATGASASDVTGTVLRLTRAYGVRSVHVDVTYTSITISYHRGVMRDPLTVMRVVPALSSDYGRLEAIHTLVRDIVEEPGEVGVAQDRLESILAMHHPYRRAIVTVAIGLLGASITALLAGSWALIVLSFVISMVIDRVQRFISLLGVSAFFAQAVGAAIPTTVAVLIWTLVPGEERQDLGVAAPSTLVATTIVVLLSGLAVVSAALETLDGYYLTSAARTFEVVILSVGVATGITTVLAIAQRLDADLPFTTASVNVTPNLALGLFASACIAGAHSVASYTGLRGTAFAMFVGAFSWLMYWLTNIWSGLPAVFDDKPLHASNAAGHGLLTAIPATFVAAVAAGFVAQLVAVRYRVPSLAVTTAAIIPLLPGLSLFNGIFQLVHTSSDPTNGVGSLITAAAIGLALAGGITLGALPLRLLRADRVQRRILRRSVADTRG comes from the coding sequence GTGCCTGCTGACCAGCCTTCGCGGACACCTCGCCCCCGGCGCCGGGTGCCCGGTGAGCTGCGCGGACGTGCTCAGCAGGTCATCCGCGCCCAGCGCCCGCCGACGGTGCCGATCGGCATCCGCGGTGACGACAACGGTCTGACCGAGTGGCACTCGCGGGCGGTCATAGACCTCGCGCTCCGGGTGGGGGAGACGATGCTCGCGACGGGCGCGTCCGCGTCCGACGTCACCGGCACGGTGCTGCGGCTGACGAGGGCGTACGGCGTCCGTTCAGTGCACGTCGACGTCACCTACACCTCGATCACGATCTCCTACCACCGCGGCGTGATGCGCGACCCGCTGACGGTGATGCGTGTTGTCCCGGCGCTCTCCTCGGACTACGGCCGGCTCGAGGCGATCCACACCCTGGTCCGCGACATCGTCGAGGAGCCGGGCGAGGTCGGCGTGGCCCAGGACCGCCTCGAGAGCATCCTGGCGATGCACCACCCCTACCGGCGAGCCATCGTCACCGTCGCCATCGGACTGTTGGGTGCCTCGATCACCGCGCTGCTGGCCGGCTCGTGGGCGCTGATCGTGCTGTCGTTCGTGATCTCGATGGTCATCGACCGGGTGCAGCGCTTCATCTCGTTGCTGGGTGTCTCGGCGTTCTTCGCCCAGGCGGTCGGCGCCGCCATCCCGACGACCGTCGCCGTGCTCATCTGGACCCTCGTCCCTGGCGAGGAGCGGCAGGATCTCGGCGTCGCCGCGCCCTCGACGCTGGTCGCGACGACGATTGTGGTGCTGCTGTCGGGACTGGCCGTCGTCAGTGCCGCGCTGGAGACGCTCGACGGCTACTACCTGACCTCGGCAGCGCGGACGTTCGAGGTCGTCATCCTGTCGGTCGGCGTCGCCACCGGCATCACCACGGTGCTGGCCATCGCTCAGCGCCTCGATGCCGACCTGCCGTTCACCACAGCCTCGGTCAATGTCACGCCCAACCTCGCGCTCGGGCTCTTTGCCTCCGCCTGCATCGCGGGCGCGCACTCGGTCGCGAGCTACACCGGGCTGCGCGGTACGGCCTTCGCGATGTTCGTGGGCGCGTTCTCCTGGCTGATGTACTGGCTCACCAATATCTGGTCCGGACTGCCCGCAGTGTTCGACGACAAGCCGTTGCATGCCAGCAACGCGGCCGGCCATGGGTTGCTCACCGCCATCCCGGCGACCTTCGTGGCCGCGGTCGCGGCCGGCTTCGTGGCGCAGCTGGTTGCGGTGCGCTACCGCGTCCCGTCCCTGGCCGTCACGACAGCGGCGATCATCCCGCTGCTGCCCGGGCTGTCGCTGTTCAACGGCATCTTCCAGCTGGTCCACACCTCTTCGGACCCGACCAACGGTGTCGGCTCGTTGATCACGGCCGCAGCCATCGGTCTCGCGCTCGCCGGCGGGATCACGCTGGGTGCGCTGCCGCTGCGACTGCTGCGCGCGGACCGCGTGCAGCGCCGGATCCTGCGGCGGTCGGTGGCCGACACCCGCGGGTGA
- a CDS encoding DcrB-related protein, which translates to MSVRRCVLTLLPVSALLLSGCSQPPSDAASSSVTPELPATLGTPSATRLSTKAVPGAVPAGDRSFGVLPPAGWTNDTAKQRTTVLYLRAPQPSANVYPCFSVVKSVMDKPPALEELVNQGMIAQRQKGATVTKLADRSIGGAPAAGYAITRTSQGFQVVQTQYYIVNGSQIVVTTMTSAAKDKAMATSTQEAILTSWSWGNPPPTAAPSTTP; encoded by the coding sequence GTGAGTGTCCGTCGCTGCGTCCTGACGCTGCTACCCGTGTCCGCCCTGCTGCTCAGTGGGTGCTCACAGCCGCCATCGGACGCGGCGTCCTCCTCGGTGACCCCAGAGCTGCCGGCCACGCTCGGCACGCCGTCCGCCACGCGACTGAGCACCAAGGCCGTGCCCGGCGCCGTCCCGGCCGGCGACCGTTCGTTCGGCGTCCTGCCTCCGGCAGGCTGGACCAACGACACGGCCAAGCAACGCACCACCGTGCTCTACCTGCGAGCGCCCCAGCCGTCGGCCAATGTCTACCCGTGCTTCAGCGTCGTGAAGAGCGTCATGGACAAGCCGCCGGCGCTCGAGGAGCTGGTCAACCAGGGCATGATCGCGCAACGCCAGAAGGGCGCCACGGTCACCAAGCTGGCCGACCGCAGCATCGGTGGCGCACCTGCGGCGGGCTATGCGATCACCCGGACCTCGCAAGGCTTTCAGGTGGTCCAGACCCAGTACTACATCGTCAACGGCAGTCAGATCGTGGTGACCACGATGACGTCAGCGGCCAAGGACAAGGCGATGGCGACCAGCACGCAGGAGGCCATCCTGACGTCCTGGTCGTGGGGCAACCCTCCGCCGACCGCAGCACCGTCGACCACGCCCTGA
- a CDS encoding BCCT family transporter codes for MATTTSTSSRSGEPPGDERGPDAESTDAGQHELLGGLSAPIGESTTSRGGGVDKIIFGITAVIALGFVVWGFVTPDSLSTTSGDALSWVMDSAGWAFVLLASVFVVFAIWLAASRFGNIPLGADDEEPEFKTVSWIAMMFSAGMGIGLMFWGVAEPLNFFSSPPPDTGVTPQSTEAMKTAMATTLFHWTLHPWAIYAVVGVAIAYGTYRKGRSQLISSAFRPLLGERTEGPIGKVIDMLAIFATLFGSAASLGLGALQIGAGMEANGWVDKTSKVTLVVIITVLTVAFILSAVSGVSRGIQWLSNINMVLALVLALFVFVVGPTVFILDLLPTSIGTYIGDLPGMAARTQASGDKDLDDWLSSWTVFYWAWWISWTPFVGMFIARISRGRTIRQFVTGVLLVPSVVSLVWFAIFGGSAIDVQRDSKDLVQNVKGVATVDSNTALFDMLDHYPIASVTTVLVMVLVGIFFVSGADAASIVMGSLSERGSLEPSRPTVIFWGVLTGGVAAVMLLAGFAEGDAGSALTSLQNITIVAALPFVVVMGAMCVALVKDLQSDPMMRRAALGQSMVERAVISGVTEHGHDDLTLVTEETHVESQASGSKAAQDDTSGPTA; via the coding sequence ATGGCTACAACGACATCGACCAGCTCCCGTTCGGGAGAACCGCCGGGCGATGAGCGCGGGCCCGACGCCGAGTCGACCGACGCAGGTCAGCACGAGCTCCTCGGTGGGCTGAGCGCTCCGATCGGTGAGAGCACCACGAGCCGCGGAGGCGGCGTCGACAAGATCATCTTCGGCATCACCGCCGTGATCGCTCTGGGCTTCGTGGTGTGGGGTTTCGTCACTCCCGACTCCTTGAGTACGACATCCGGTGACGCCCTCAGCTGGGTCATGGACAGCGCCGGCTGGGCCTTCGTGCTCCTGGCGTCCGTGTTCGTGGTCTTCGCGATCTGGCTGGCCGCGAGCCGTTTCGGCAACATCCCGCTCGGCGCGGACGACGAGGAGCCGGAGTTCAAGACGGTCTCCTGGATCGCCATGATGTTCAGCGCCGGTATGGGCATCGGCCTGATGTTCTGGGGCGTCGCCGAGCCGCTGAACTTCTTCTCCTCCCCGCCGCCGGACACCGGCGTCACGCCGCAGTCGACCGAAGCCATGAAGACGGCGATGGCGACGACGCTGTTCCACTGGACATTGCACCCGTGGGCGATCTACGCCGTCGTGGGTGTCGCGATCGCGTACGGCACCTACCGCAAGGGCCGCAGCCAGCTGATCTCCTCGGCGTTCCGCCCGCTTCTCGGTGAGCGCACCGAAGGGCCGATCGGCAAGGTCATCGACATGCTCGCGATCTTCGCGACGCTGTTCGGCTCCGCGGCCTCACTCGGTCTCGGCGCCCTGCAGATCGGTGCCGGCATGGAGGCGAACGGCTGGGTCGACAAGACCAGCAAGGTCACTCTGGTGGTCATCATCACCGTGCTGACGGTGGCCTTCATCCTCAGCGCGGTCTCCGGTGTCTCCCGGGGCATCCAGTGGCTGTCCAACATCAACATGGTGCTGGCGCTGGTCCTGGCGCTCTTCGTGTTCGTCGTCGGACCGACCGTGTTCATCCTCGACCTGCTGCCGACATCGATCGGCACCTACATCGGCGATCTCCCCGGTATGGCAGCGCGGACCCAGGCGAGCGGCGACAAGGACCTGGACGACTGGCTGTCCTCATGGACGGTCTTCTACTGGGCGTGGTGGATCTCCTGGACCCCGTTCGTCGGCATGTTCATCGCGCGCATCAGCCGCGGTCGCACGATCCGGCAGTTCGTCACGGGCGTCCTGCTCGTCCCGAGCGTGGTCAGCCTGGTCTGGTTCGCGATCTTCGGCGGCTCCGCGATCGATGTGCAGCGGGACAGCAAGGACCTGGTGCAGAACGTCAAGGGTGTGGCGACGGTCGACAGCAACACGGCGCTGTTCGACATGCTCGACCACTACCCGATCGCGTCGGTCACCACGGTGCTCGTCATGGTCCTGGTCGGCATCTTCTTCGTGTCCGGTGCGGACGCTGCCTCGATCGTGATGGGCTCGCTGTCGGAGCGAGGCTCGCTGGAGCCCAGCCGTCCGACGGTGATCTTCTGGGGTGTGCTGACCGGTGGCGTCGCGGCGGTCATGCTGCTCGCCGGCTTCGCCGAAGGTGATGCCGGCTCGGCGCTGACCTCACTGCAGAACATCACCATCGTGGCGGCCCTGCCGTTCGTGGTGGTGATGGGCGCGATGTGCGTGGCCCTGGTCAAGGACCTGCAGAGCGACCCGATGATGCGGCGAGCCGCACTGGGTCAGTCGATGGTCGAGCGCGCTGTCATCAGCGGCGTGACCGAGCACGGTCACGACGACCTGACCCTGGTCACCGAGGAGACCCACGTCGAAAGTCAGGCGTCCGGCTCCAAGGCCGCCCAGGACGACACCTCGGGTCCGACCGCCTGA
- a CDS encoding aminopeptidase P family protein translates to MSEEQQQPEHRSRPTSQAFRDFVAQGWAPRSSAPVEPATVSPYAAARRAEVSSAFPGERLVIPAGGLKVRSNDTDYVFRPHSAFSHLTGLGADREPDAVLVLEPQTDDEGNDAGHEAVVYFRPLADRDTEEFFGDSRYGEFWVGARPTLEDIEAELGVTAKHIDDFKDNVAKDAGSVSVRVVRESDVDVSAVVDQARSSQAHTDERTEKQRELDAEFARQLSTLRFVKDEWEVEQMRDAVTATSHGFEAVIADLPEAISRGRGERWVEGVFGLYARHEGNGVGYDSIAASGDHANTLHWIKNTGDIKDGDLLLLDAGVEVDSLYTADITRTLPVNGTFSEAQRKVYDAVYAAQEAGIAAVQPGNKFSDVHAAAIRVIAQHLFDWGLLPDGVSVEDTLDQEKGQYHRRWMVHGTSHHLGIDVHDCAGARREAYMEGELKPGMILTVEPGLYFKADDELVPAELRGIGVRIEDDVVVTEDGHDNLSGFMPRSADEVEQWIADIWKR, encoded by the coding sequence GTGAGCGAAGAGCAGCAGCAGCCAGAGCACCGTAGCCGCCCCACGAGCCAGGCCTTCCGGGACTTCGTCGCCCAGGGCTGGGCTCCGCGCAGCAGCGCGCCTGTCGAGCCCGCGACGGTCAGCCCGTACGCCGCCGCGCGCCGCGCCGAGGTGTCCTCGGCGTTCCCTGGCGAGCGGCTCGTCATCCCGGCCGGCGGCCTCAAGGTCCGCAGCAACGACACGGACTACGTCTTCCGTCCGCACAGTGCGTTCTCCCACCTCACCGGCCTCGGCGCCGACCGCGAGCCGGACGCCGTCCTGGTCCTCGAGCCGCAGACCGACGACGAGGGCAACGACGCCGGCCACGAGGCCGTCGTCTACTTCCGACCGCTGGCCGACCGCGACACCGAGGAGTTCTTCGGCGACTCGCGCTACGGCGAGTTCTGGGTGGGCGCCCGCCCGACGCTCGAAGACATCGAGGCCGAGCTGGGCGTCACCGCCAAGCACATCGACGACTTCAAGGACAACGTCGCCAAGGACGCCGGCTCAGTGTCCGTACGCGTGGTCCGCGAGTCCGATGTCGACGTGAGTGCCGTGGTCGACCAGGCCCGCTCGTCGCAGGCTCACACCGACGAGCGCACCGAGAAGCAGCGCGAGCTGGACGCCGAGTTCGCCCGCCAGCTGTCGACGCTGCGCTTCGTCAAGGACGAGTGGGAGGTCGAGCAGATGCGGGACGCCGTGACCGCGACCTCGCACGGGTTCGAGGCGGTCATCGCCGACCTGCCGGAGGCCATCAGCCGCGGGCGTGGCGAGCGCTGGGTCGAGGGCGTCTTCGGGCTCTACGCGCGCCACGAGGGCAACGGCGTCGGCTACGACTCCATCGCGGCCTCCGGCGACCACGCCAACACGCTGCACTGGATCAAGAACACCGGCGACATCAAGGACGGCGACCTGCTGCTCCTGGACGCCGGCGTCGAGGTCGACTCGCTCTACACCGCGGACATCACCCGCACCCTGCCGGTCAACGGCACGTTCAGCGAGGCGCAGCGCAAGGTGTACGACGCGGTCTACGCCGCCCAAGAGGCCGGTATCGCGGCGGTCCAGCCGGGCAACAAGTTCTCCGACGTCCACGCGGCCGCCATCCGCGTCATCGCCCAGCACCTCTTCGACTGGGGCCTACTGCCCGATGGCGTGAGCGTCGAGGACACCCTCGACCAGGAGAAGGGTCAGTACCACCGGCGTTGGATGGTCCACGGCACCTCACACCACCTGGGCATCGACGTGCACGACTGCGCGGGCGCCCGTCGCGAGGCGTACATGGAGGGCGAGCTGAAGCCCGGCATGATCCTCACCGTCGAGCCCGGCCTCTACTTCAAGGCCGACGACGAGCTGGTGCCGGCAGAGCTGCGCGGCATCGGGGTCCGCATTGAGGACGACGTCGTGGTCACCGAGGACGGTCACGACAACCTGTCTGGCTTCATGCCGCGCTCGGCCGACGAGGTCGAGCAGTGGATCGCTGACATCTGGAAGCGCTGA
- a CDS encoding general stress protein — MSTPGMSPMRPPSAGLALEYPMSLGVFDQYADAQRAVDYLSDHEFPVQNCMIVGTELKQVERVTGRLTWGRVLVGGLLSGVWLGAFVGLIFAMFGTGDTLPTVISTVIFGAIFGAVWAAFGYGVSRGQRDFTSVSQVIATKYEVLVEHKLADRARELLAQRPGAGPSLTH; from the coding sequence ATGAGCACACCCGGCATGTCACCGATGCGGCCCCCGAGCGCAGGGCTGGCCCTGGAGTACCCCATGTCGCTGGGGGTGTTCGACCAGTACGCCGACGCGCAGCGCGCCGTGGACTACTTGTCCGACCACGAGTTCCCGGTGCAGAACTGCATGATCGTCGGCACCGAGCTCAAGCAGGTCGAGCGCGTGACCGGCCGCCTCACGTGGGGACGAGTGCTCGTGGGTGGTCTGCTGTCCGGTGTCTGGCTGGGTGCCTTCGTCGGCCTGATCTTCGCGATGTTCGGCACCGGCGACACGCTGCCGACCGTCATCTCCACGGTGATCTTCGGTGCGATCTTCGGTGCGGTGTGGGCGGCGTTCGGGTACGGCGTCTCACGTGGCCAGCGCGACTTCACCTCGGTGAGTCAGGTCATCGCGACGAAGTACGAGGTGCTGGTGGAGCACAAGCTGGCCGACCGCGCTCGCGAGCTGCTCGCCCAGCGCCCCGGCGCAGGCCCCAGCCTCACCCACTGA
- a CDS encoding PHP domain-containing protein, producing MAIDLHTHSTESDGTQSPEDVVAAAAQAGLDTLALTDHDTTRGWQPALAAASTYGVAVVPGIEISCQVRGISVHLLGYLHDPTEPALLAELERARESRRTRARRMVELIGHDMPLTWADVVAQAGVETTLGRPHIADAMVSKGLVADRNEAFERFLHASGRYHVGHYAPDPVRAVELVRAAGGVPVMAHPFAHQRGRVVADDVIERMAAAGLGGLEAHHRDHDAEAVVHAEQLAGRLGLFVTGSSDYHGTGKLNRLGEHTTAPEVLAQIEEQSSGRTTVARP from the coding sequence GTGGCCATCGACCTGCACACCCACTCCACCGAGAGCGACGGCACCCAGAGCCCGGAGGACGTCGTGGCAGCCGCCGCCCAGGCCGGCCTCGACACTCTCGCGCTCACTGATCACGACACGACCCGCGGGTGGCAGCCGGCGCTCGCCGCCGCCTCGACGTACGGCGTCGCGGTGGTGCCCGGCATCGAGATCAGCTGCCAGGTGCGCGGGATCTCGGTCCACCTGCTCGGCTACCTGCACGACCCGACGGAGCCTGCGCTGCTCGCCGAGCTCGAGCGGGCTCGAGAGTCGCGTCGCACGCGGGCGCGGCGGATGGTCGAGCTGATCGGCCACGACATGCCGCTGACCTGGGCCGACGTGGTGGCGCAGGCCGGGGTGGAGACGACGCTGGGGCGGCCACACATCGCGGACGCGATGGTGTCCAAGGGACTCGTCGCCGACCGCAACGAGGCGTTCGAGCGCTTTTTGCACGCCTCGGGCCGTTACCACGTGGGCCACTACGCGCCGGATCCCGTACGCGCCGTCGAGCTGGTGCGCGCGGCGGGCGGTGTGCCCGTGATGGCGCACCCGTTCGCCCACCAGCGTGGTCGGGTCGTGGCCGACGACGTCATCGAACGGATGGCGGCGGCCGGTCTGGGCGGCCTCGAGGCGCACCACCGTGACCATGACGCCGAGGCCGTCGTTCACGCCGAGCAGCTGGCGGGTCGGCTCGGGCTGTTCGTCACCGGCTCGAGCGACTACCACGGCACCGGCAAGCTCAACCGGCTCGGCGAGCACACGACCGCGCCCGAGGTCCTGGCGCAGATCGAGGAGCAGTCGAGCGGTCGTACGACCGTGGCTCGCCCCTGA
- a CDS encoding L,D-transpeptidase family protein, with the protein MTSINIDRRQALQGAAAAGAVGAIGIVTAGRADAAVAPSQLIAPRAVPDMAATSYPTLRVGSSGAAVRDLQNKLAGSGYWLGTPDASFGSMTQQAVYAIQKYYGLSRDGVVGPATWAKVNLRARPHARYGGERVEVNKTKQLIFVCSNGAVQLCLNTSTGANKPFQSNGHWYDGKTPSGTFKVSRYIPGWYHGALGDLYRPMFFNGGIAIHGSTSIPPYNASHGCCRLSTAAQDQILARGYLKIGRVVSVY; encoded by the coding sequence ATGACCAGCATCAACATCGATCGGCGGCAGGCGCTGCAGGGGGCGGCCGCCGCAGGCGCCGTGGGAGCGATCGGAATCGTCACCGCCGGGCGTGCAGACGCGGCCGTCGCGCCGTCGCAGCTCATCGCACCGCGAGCGGTCCCGGACATGGCAGCAACGAGCTACCCGACGCTTCGGGTCGGCAGCTCCGGCGCCGCCGTCCGTGACCTGCAGAACAAGCTCGCTGGTTCCGGCTACTGGCTGGGCACGCCGGACGCTTCGTTCGGCTCGATGACGCAGCAGGCCGTCTACGCCATCCAGAAGTACTACGGCCTGAGCCGTGACGGCGTGGTTGGACCGGCCACCTGGGCCAAGGTCAACCTCCGGGCCCGCCCGCACGCCCGTTACGGCGGCGAGCGCGTCGAGGTCAACAAGACCAAGCAGCTGATCTTTGTCTGCTCGAACGGCGCGGTGCAGCTGTGCCTCAACACCAGCACCGGCGCCAACAAGCCGTTCCAGAGCAACGGCCACTGGTACGACGGCAAGACCCCGAGCGGCACCTTCAAGGTCTCCCGCTACATCCCGGGCTGGTACCACGGGGCGCTGGGTGACCTCTACCGTCCGATGTTCTTCAACGGCGGCATCGCGATCCACGGCTCGACCAGCATCCCGCCCTACAACGCCTCGCACGGCTGCTGCCGGCTGAGCACGGCGGCGCAGGACCAGATCCTGGCTCGTGGCTACCTCAAGATCGGGCGCGTCGTCAGCGTCTACTGA
- a CDS encoding NAD(P)-dependent alcohol dehydrogenase: protein MTVVRALAAPAASAPFETTTIERRALRDNDIRIDIKFAGICHSDIHTIREEWGPQTFPLVPGHEIAGVVAEVGSAVTRHQVGDRVGVGCMVDSCGECDFCKDGQENYCSTQTVWTYGSPDIDGTITQGGYSQEVVVAERFVVRIPEGIELDEAAPLLCAGITTYNPLRRFGAGPGTKVAVVGLGGLGHMGVKIAAAMGAEVTVMSRSRAKEQDARELGATGYVATGEEGALEAVAGTYDIVLNTVSADLPLQDYLDTTRPHGALVNVGLPTSDYTVSPWSLVGGSRIVAGSNIGGIALTQEMLDFCAEHRIASTIETIGADEVDAAYDRVVDGTVHYRVVIDTATI, encoded by the coding sequence ATGACCGTCGTACGAGCCCTGGCCGCGCCCGCAGCGAGCGCACCTTTCGAGACCACCACCATCGAGCGAAGAGCGTTGCGGGACAACGACATTCGCATCGACATCAAGTTCGCCGGCATCTGCCACAGCGACATCCACACGATCCGTGAGGAGTGGGGCCCGCAGACCTTCCCGCTGGTCCCCGGGCACGAGATCGCCGGCGTCGTCGCAGAGGTCGGATCGGCTGTGACCCGCCATCAGGTGGGCGACCGGGTCGGGGTCGGCTGCATGGTCGACTCCTGCGGAGAATGCGATTTCTGCAAGGACGGCCAGGAGAACTACTGCTCCACGCAGACCGTCTGGACCTATGGCAGCCCGGACATCGACGGCACGATCACGCAGGGCGGCTACAGCCAGGAGGTGGTGGTCGCCGAGCGGTTCGTGGTGCGGATCCCCGAGGGCATCGAGCTGGACGAGGCAGCGCCGCTGCTGTGCGCCGGGATCACGACGTACAACCCGCTGAGGCGCTTCGGCGCCGGCCCGGGCACCAAGGTCGCCGTCGTGGGGCTCGGCGGGCTGGGCCACATGGGCGTCAAGATCGCCGCGGCCATGGGTGCCGAGGTCACTGTGATGTCGCGCAGCCGCGCCAAGGAGCAGGACGCCCGCGAGCTGGGCGCCACCGGCTACGTCGCGACGGGAGAGGAGGGTGCGCTCGAGGCGGTGGCGGGGACGTACGACATCGTCCTCAACACGGTGAGCGCGGACCTGCCGCTGCAGGACTACCTCGACACGACGCGCCCCCACGGAGCCCTCGTCAACGTCGGTCTCCCGACATCGGACTACACCGTCAGCCCGTGGTCACTCGTGGGCGGGTCACGCATCGTCGCGGGGTCCAACATCGGCGGTATCGCGCTGACCCAGGAGATGCTGGACTTCTGCGCCGAGCACCGGATTGCCTCGACCATCGAGACGATCGGTGCGGATGAGGTGGATGCGGCGTACGACCGCGTGGTGGACGGCACGGTGCACTACCGCGTCGTGATCGACACAGCCACGATCTAG